The Limnohabitans sp. region GGATTCAGGTACATGTGAGGTTCTCCTGCGATCAGTCTACCGCACTCCTGACGTCAAACTGACGCTTACTCATGCTGGATTTCCCGAGGTTTGCAAGCAAAGGCCATGGCCTCTTGGCACCCCACTGTGCACGATGAAAAAGTCATGCATCAAAGACCCATGAACTCACCACAACGGACACCAAGGAAAAGACCGGATCGCAGGCTTGCGTCGTGAACATGGCCGATGTTGGCAGTGGCGAATCTTGGTACACAAAAACACCATCAGAAAAAAGGGGCCACAGGGGCCCCTTGTCTGACGTGCGGCGGCAGCCTCAAGCCTTCAAGGCCATCAGCACCTCATCGAGCATCTTTTTGGCATCGCCAAACAACATGCGGTTGTTCTCTTTGTAGAACAGCGGGTTGTCCACGCCGGCGTAGCCGCTGGCCATGGAACGCTTCATCACAATGCTGGTGCGGGCCTTCCAGACTTCGAGCACCGGCATGCCGGCGATCGGGCTGGTCGGGTCATCCTGCGCCGCAGGGTTCACGATGTCGTTGGCACCGATCACGATGGCCACGTCGGTGTCCGGGAAGTCGTCGTTGAGCTCGTCCATCTCGAACACGATGTCGTAAGGCACTTTTGCCTCGGCCAACAAGACATTCATGTGGCCCGGCATGCGGCCCGCCACGGGGTGGATGCCAAAGCGCACGTTCACGCCTTTTCCACGCAGTTGCTTGGTGATTTCAAACACCGTGTGCTGCGCCTGCGCCACGGCCATGCCGTAGCCGGGCACCACGATCACGTTTTTGGCGTCGCGCAGCAGCTCGGCTGTTTCAGCGGCCAAGATGGGGCTGACCTCGCCCACCGGCTCGGCCGCTTCGCCCGTTGGCTTGGGCGCTGCGGCCGTGGTGCCAAAGCCCCCGGCGATCACGCTGATGAAACTCCGGTTCATGGCGTTGCACATGATGTAGGACAAAATCGCGCCACTGGAGCCGACCAAGGCACCGATCACGATCAACAAGTCGTTGCTCAGCATGAAGCCGGTGGCCGCTGCGGCCCAGCCGGAATAGCTGTTGAGCATGGACACCACCACCGGCATGTCGGCACCACCAATGGCCATGACCATGTGGATGCCGAACAGCAAGGCGATGGCGGTCATGATGATCAAGGGCAGCATGCCCTCTTCCACCGTGTGGGCGCTCATGAATTCACGGCCAAAATAAATCACCGCAATCAAGCCCACCAGATTGAGCCAATGGCGGCCGGGCAACAACAAGGGGCTGCCACCGATGCGGCCGGACAACTTGCCAAACGCCGCCACCGAACCGGAAAAAGTCACAGCGCCGATGAAGATACCAATGTAGATTTCACCCGCGTGGATGGCGTGCGCTGCGCCTTCCAAATTCTTGGAAGCTTCGGGGTCCACGTAAGTGGCATAACCCACCAGCGCCGCCGCCATGCCGACCATGCTGTGCATGAGCGCCACGAGTTCGGGCATTTGCGTCATCTGCACTTTGCGCGCAGCGTACAGGCC contains the following coding sequences:
- the pntB gene encoding Re/Si-specific NAD(P)(+) transhydrogenase subunit beta encodes the protein MNSSLATVAYIGATILFILSLGGLSNQETARRGNLYGMIGMSLAVLATIFGPQVTAEGIPMILGAMLVGAIIGLYAARKVQMTQMPELVALMHSMVGMAAALVGYATYVDPEASKNLEGAAHAIHAGEIYIGIFIGAVTFSGSVAAFGKLSGRIGGSPLLLPGRHWLNLVGLIAVIYFGREFMSAHTVEEGMLPLIIMTAIALLFGIHMVMAIGGADMPVVVSMLNSYSGWAAAATGFMLSNDLLIVIGALVGSSGAILSYIMCNAMNRSFISVIAGGFGTTAAAPKPTGEAAEPVGEVSPILAAETAELLRDAKNVIVVPGYGMAVAQAQHTVFEITKQLRGKGVNVRFGIHPVAGRMPGHMNVLLAEAKVPYDIVFEMDELNDDFPDTDVAIVIGANDIVNPAAQDDPTSPIAGMPVLEVWKARTSIVMKRSMASGYAGVDNPLFYKENNRMLFGDAKKMLDEVLMALKA